From a single Candoia aspera isolate rCanAsp1 chromosome 2, rCanAsp1.hap2, whole genome shotgun sequence genomic region:
- the LOC134490091 gene encoding olfactory receptor 5AR1-like has protein sequence MDSSPRPSPISSEGENRSTVTTFILLGFTEKPELSPLFSSIFLLLYVFTVLGNGWMVTLIRTEQCLHTPMYFFLSNLSLLDLCYSSVIAPKALEAQLQQGKASISLPACAAQMFCFTTLVTAECFLLAAMAYDRFLAICHPLTYTLLMTHKNCICLVLGSYSCGLVGSIIQTSGAFRLSYCGPNRINHFFCDIPAVLKLSCSDTQLSEVILFASTSVIAIVTTTTISVSYLRVLWNVLWSHSTQGRQKALSTCSSHLTTLSLFYGTAIFMYAQPRNKNGSQDQDKVISMFYTLVIPLLNPVIYSLRNKDVKEAMKHLLSRKIHSLAMR, from the coding sequence TTCTCCTAGGCCCAGCCCCATTTCCTCAGAGGGCGAAAACAGAAGCACTGTGACCACATTCATCCTCCTGGGCTTTACGGAGAAACCTGAACTGAGTCCTCTCTTCTCCAGCATTTTCCTTCTCCTGTATGTGTTTACAGTACTGGGCAATGGCTGGATGGTCACCTTGATCAGAACTGAGCAGTGCCTGCACACCCCGATGTACTTCTTCCTCAGCAACCTCTCTCTCTTGGATCTTTGCTATTCCTCAGTCATTGCACCCAAGGCCCTGGAAGCTCAGCTACAACAGGGCAAGGCTTCCATTTCCCTGCCAGCTTGTGCAGCTCAGATGTTTTGTTTTACCACTCTGGTGACAGCAGAGTGTTTCCTCCTGGCAGCCATGGCCTATGATCGTTTCCTGGCCATTTGCCACCCTTTGACCTACACCTTACTCATGACCCACAAGAACTGCATTTGCCTTGTGCTGGGGTCTTACAGTTGTGGCTTGGTGGGCTCCATCATCCAGACTAGTGGAGCTTTCCGGTTGTCCTACTGCGGGCCAAACCGTATCAACCACTTCTTCTGTGATATCCCTGCTGTCTTGAAGCTCTCTTGCTCTGACACTCAGCTTTCTGAAGTAATCCTTTTTGCTTCCACAAGTGTCATTGCCATAGTAACCACAACCACCATCTCTGTCTCTTATCTCCGGGTCCTGTGGAATGTCCTCTGGAGCCACTCCACTCAAGGGCGACAAAAGGCTCTCTCCACCTGCTCTTCCCACCTTACCACACTGAGCCTCTTCTATGGCACTGCCATCTTCATGTATGCCCAGCCAAGGAACAAGAATGGATCACAAGATCAAGACAAGGTGATTTCCATGTTTTATACTTTGGTGATCCCTCTGCTGAACCCAGTCATCTACAGCCTGAGGAACAAAGATGTGAAAGAGGCCATGAAACATCTTTTGAGCAGGAAGATTCATAGCCTGGCCATGAGGTAG